Below is a genomic region from Miscanthus floridulus cultivar M001 chromosome 1, ASM1932011v1, whole genome shotgun sequence.
caaagatacatgacgtagggtattacgtcgatcagacaacccgaacctgtctaaatcgcagTCTCTACgccttgcatcaccatccggttccttattacgcgcacctctaccgatcaatctaccttcgtgggatacccctcggaggactgttgagcatcttttgtcgacagttggcgcccaccgtggagCTCGTGCGAGCTGATccctggcgaaccagatggcgtaactcaagatcaacatccttcgaCAACCACGGCGCACGTCTTTGTACACGGATTGACACCGCCAAGCTTCGACTACGTCCGTCCTACTCCAACACGAGATCAACTTCATTTCAACCGTCAACCGAGCCGCTAAGCGAGCAACCCGCatcgccgaccagataacaccataTGCCGCCGACCAGatattctatctaaagctaagtcacgctttaatattcttctaaatattctccaatcttcgtatatcgccataatgtttctccgaactgtgtttctccatgtttgctctccaaacgattttctttcatgtataccatcttaaagatgacatacagctaagtctaaggcgaacccctaaacagtcatgttgacgctcggatgtcctcagagatggccctgtctctggctccttcctacacgtgcacgagtgtctgccctctgcgttatgggtggtcggcaacggctccttagcgacgttttgttcttcctacacgcacacgggctccacacttcgcgttatggttaacgggctagctagggctggagactcagctacacacgaactggtcggacggtttatattaaatataaatatatcttcagaataacactaagtgttcacaccaactgatcacctagctgcatacgctattttatCACTGTTGCTGATTCTTCTCTGGAGTTTATATACTTTTATATTATGTACtgcccattctacatatttgtattgcaggatcgtcgtccaggtgatcggaccacctggtgctcggacttctccaccgatcaactggtcggaccgctaggttcatggacttcgtcgccgaccagttgatcggactattcgtcggtcgcttctactcgaTGCTCACTTCGTCGTCGACCAGTTGACCGGATTGtttgtcgctcgtgcttcatcatcagcgtcggggactcctcagtgttcgGATTATTCGTGCAAGCATCGCTAGCTAAGCTGAGGACtctcttggtggtcggatctcgctacgtctcattggtgtgctatcgagctgctccatgttgttcggataaggtgctgatcttgggcagcacgtctagggtcttgatacgcgcatgtcagatgacatcggtaagctttcagacttcttttctttgaccatactacaagattcattcttcatcttctagtaggttcggggactaagtggctacacttcacctgcgcagtgaatgtagtgcttatttcttgatttacccttgttgacggagtctaagtggctatacttctcctaagtggaagaattttcagAATTCTCAGATtgtgaacttgagctccttacatccttatggcaagctttacttgggatacactgctcggcgatggttcacactgctcggcgacggttcacaactgctcggtgacggttcacaactgctcggcaactcattatggtggtcggaccatgagtctgactgctcggctttgttcgcacctgctcggacaagcttaagACAGCGtcgctcaaaggatacaaggcgctcggagactagctgtgggAGATATGACactcggtatccacaagacaagacatggaccgcaccatcagaggtggcccagcccacaagatcaagacgtgcacgacactggtcgacgtgcaccgcaagatattatatagtaccaaataggatactcaTAACCCTacccttcagagtatataaggagaggcaagggtctCCTAGTCGACATCgacatacatctcaatacaatacaccaaagacacaggacgtagggtattacgtcaatcagacggcccgaacctgtctaaatcgctgtctctacgccttgcgtcaccatccggttcctgattacgcgcacctccaccaatcaatctaccttcgtgggatacccctcggaggactaccgagcatcttttattAACAAGATGACGtatctgaaatacttgaaacatacgatTGCAATGTAACATGCGCTTTTAGCACAATGTCACATTGCTGTTTGGACGAATGGACGCTCGTCTTTGCAGAGCTCAATGCCGGCGTATAGAGCTTGCCGGTGCAGCAGCGGTGCGGTCCTCCTGCTATTCTCCAACACTGCTCATGGCCTAGGCTCACGAACATGAACGGCGGCCCTGTTGCTGCTACTCTAGCGCCGCTGCTCGCTCGGCCACAATCGTCCAGCGCCGTCCGCTCGCGGGGATGGGGTGCGGCACGGTGGGGTGAAAGGCACGACGCGAACCGAGACGGGGCGTGGTTGAGGAAGAGCCGCTGCGGGGCGGCCTGATGAGCAGCCAAGCCGTGACGTTGGGTTTTTTTAGAGACCGGTTCGCTGCGGACTGGGAGCCGCATCGGCACACGACAGACGCTCGTGGCTGAGCATTCtcggaaaaaaaaaaaacatacagcCATGTTTTTACCAATTACTGGACATCACGCTTCGATCGTTAGAATACAGACAGACAGAGACAGGGGCCAAAACAAGAGCACAGAAACAGGgattccttctcccttctctcagTCTCCGCTGCTCCAGCCTCCAGCGCAAACATTCGGAGGCTGAAAAAGGGAGCGCACTCGCGATTGACAATCACTTGATAACGAGGGCTGCTCGCTGGCCTCGTCTCCTTTCGCCGTCAGATTCGTGGAATCACGGTGACCTATTTTCCCCTTCCCTGCTTATTCATATTCTCCCATCCCCTTTCTGTCGTGAATACTGAATAAATAGTGCTTCTCTGCCCCCGTCTTGCGTTTATTCCTTTTTTCCTTGCTAGTATTTCGATTATAAGAAGCAGCTCGGAGCTTTCCTGGCCGGCCGGCGACGGCGAGGTACACCACACTGCTTGGGGAGGAATCGTTGCTGCTGAATTACGTGTCGTCGTCCAAGTTCATGAGAATATTCAGTTTCCATTGTTTGCACCAGGTGAATGGTCACGTAATTGGTTGGTCATTGGCTCCTTGGCTGCGAAGTCATTCCTTCCTTTTCACCAGCTCATGAAGCTATTTCAGCTGGCTACCACCTCAAACGTTATACTGAATCTATTTTCTATGCCTTACTAGGAGTAGCTTCTTTTCCCAAGCACTTTGCAGAGCCTGAGCTTGCTGTCATTTTCAATTCTCAGCGTACCGAGGAGATCAGTTCATGTGGCAATTAGCGGCTTATTTCGCGTTGGTTGTCCAGATCTATCTTTTCATGACGATGAAGCCCTGACGCACCCCATGTGTTTTTTTGGAGGCATAATACATCCCAATTGGAACGCAGCACAAACAGCATGTACTGAGTACGAAATGACATGGAATTAAGAATGGTTAATAATTAAGGCTACAAAGCAGTGCAATATTGCATTGACATACTAGCTCTGTCGTACACAGCACAGGACAGGTCAAGCACAGAAGTACTACTACTAGGTGGAATGGACACACGGGTTTAGAAAGTGACACGGTACACAGCACGAGTAGCGCTGAGAAGACTGTAATAAAAGATGCCATCACTCCGTAGCCATCACTAGTAATTCCCAGTATCCTTTTTATCTTAACCTTACCAGCTAGTAAAACTCAGAATGTAGACATATGTATATATGCTAGTATCTCCCCTTCCAAGGCTGAGAAATATACCGCCAGTTCGGGAGCAGGTCACACACATGCCACGCATCTTCAGGAGCATGCAATTGAAATCAGGTGCAGAGCACTCCGTTGACATCAGAAGACGATCCTGTTGTCGTCCGAGGAGAAGATGGCCGCCAGGTCCTCGATGCCGTCGCTGGCCTGCCGGCACAGCATCGTCGGGCTCGCCGCCGCCGTGTTCCACGTGTCGGCACCTGCAGACGTTCAGATACACACAGATCGCCGTCATTCGCATTCATAGGCGGAGGTCACGATCAAGTGACCGGAGAGCCGCAATTCATAGGAGGAGGATACACCTACCACTCGAGAATGTGTTTGGGTAGGCGAAGCTGTCCCATTTCAGCTCGTGCTCCGAGACGCCGCTGCCCATCCCTATGATGTCGCCGCCGAACAAGTGCGCGTGCGAACGCGATTCGTCTGAGGCCGCGGCGGAGAAGTCGTCGCCGATGAAAAACGTGTCGTGGGGAGACGCCAGCAGCAGGGGCGGGGGCAGTGGGCTCGACGGCAGCCCCCCGGTGCCGGTGGTGGCCGTCGCCGTCACGCCGTACCCAACGCCAACGGGGCTCTGCACATCAATTTCGTTTCAATCGGACCGTTCGTTTCCCACATACTACAAAGCAACACATGAAAGGATGACAGGGAGCAAAGGTTCTGCTTGTGTACCTGGAACGCGTTGCCGGAATCAGCCATCGTGCACATTATTCCCACGTCCAGAGTAGGAGGGGGGCTGGAGTTGGTGGGCGTGAACGACGCGCTGAGCTGTTCGCTGCTGACGAGGGACGAGCTGCTGGAGACCTTGCTCATCTGCCCTCTCGCGCTGCTGGCGGTTGCTTTCGCCCTGCCCGCCGCCGGCTCGCCCTGCAGCAGCCCGGCCTCGTGCCGCTTGATCACGCGGCACAGCGCGTAAGCACCCTACAGGAGAAAAAGAAAACGACAGTTTCATTCTGATTCAGTTGAGCAGCACTGATGTATCGATGCAAAACAAAATGAAACAAGAAAGGGACGCACGATGAAGTTGCATGCGCCGTGGGCGATGTCCTGGCAGAGGCGGTACTCGTGCATGACCCAGTCGGTGCGCTCGCCGCCGGGGGCGCGGCCgcggtagaagacgagcgtcttGCGGAGGCCGTAGACGCCGCCGTCGCAGGCGATGCGCCGGTCCTTGCCCGTGGCCTTCCAGTAGCCCGTGGTCGTGGCGCGGTTGGTGCGCGACCCGTTGGGGTACTTGCGGTCGCGGGGGCAGAAAAAGAACCATTCCAGGTCTCGTTTCGGCAGGAAAGACTTCTCTGCGATACACAATTAATCCATGGAACAGGAATCAGTTGCTGCTGTGCAAACTCAACTGATTCTGTAAATCAACTGTGCTAATATAATTGTTCTCAGTCAGAGAATGGGAACATGGCATAGGAGTATTATTTTTCTGTTCTGAGCAACatgtttcttcttttgaaaaGGCTATACAAGAACTTATTATCTGCAACCGGCCTAGCGAGAAAAAGGGCAGATGCccgggagagaaaaaaaaattatataaaggTCGCCTTTTTTACTTTCTATTCTAGTCTCTAGCAAGTGATATTCGTCGAACATGTTCCTCTGTGTTTCAACCATGCATTTTACTCTTGTTGTTCACTTGTTTCTGCGAGAACAATGGGCTACAACTAAAAAATTAGTCTAACAAGTCAAAGGGTTTTGTTTTGGCACGTATGTCTGTATGTATGAATATGTACACACCTGGTAGTTCCCATGGCTCGGATTTGTAGAGATCAATGACGGGGATGACCTCGAGCTCGATCTTGAGGTCGTCCACCTTCCTCTTGAGGTAGTAGCCCACCAGCTCGTCGTCCGTCGGGTGGAAGCGGAAACCGGGCGGCAGAGTCATGGTTCCCATCACAGCGATGATATGAATGCACACTTAGCAAGGTACGTATTCAGGCAGGTAAGGAAGACCTAGCTGAAAGATGGATGTATATATAGAAGAGGCAGGAAATGCTGCTGATCCAATACTAACTGAGCTGAGATATAATAATGTCAACTGCCAAGCAAATATTTCAGGCAGATGACGAGCAGATGTATGTAGACTGTTGTATTAGATTAGTGGCAAtggaggaggacaaggaggaggGGACATCTGTTGAAGATGTGGAAAATCCAGAAATAGAAGCTCTTCCTAGTGTGGAGAACCAGCGCGCGGGCGATGATGAAGAAGCAGCTGCTGGAGTCCAAGATCATTATCAGGGTCAGCCGAGCCTAGCTAAGCTAGCTAGATTATGctaccagccagccagccagattAAGTAAGGGCTGGGCGGGCCTGAAGAACAAATGATTATATTGTTCAGGTTGAGGGGAGGGAGGCTGCTTCAacttgccttgccttgccttgccgatcaggagagagagagagagagagagagagggatatcAGGAGGAGGAGAGGGTGTGAGAAGCCGCGGGGCGATGCCGTTTATATAGACACGGACACGGACACGGAGTACAGGGGAGGCTGGagactaagggcttgtttggcacggctcctcccgaggggcttctccggaggagccggagccgttttggaggagccacaaattgtggctcctccaaaacggctccgactcctctgttttttactgaaaaacggctcctccaagaaaacgtttggcagggctcctctgaagaagccggagccggagaggagccctgccaaacaggtcctAGACTGGAAGGGCAGGGAAAGCGAGGGCGAGGTCGGCGCGCGCGGCGGTCGTCCGAGCGAAGAAATTCCAAacttcctcctctcctctcccgcgCGCCCTGCcttgtcgtcgtcgttgtcgcgCCCCCAAGCAGCCGCCGGGAGCCGCGTAACTGTTTCAGTTTCACACGTTTATGGCGGCAGCACAACTAGGGGCTAGCTCACCAAAACCGCTGGTTGGATTCGGTTAACTAATAACCAACGCGCGCAGCGTGTCAAGCCCTCGCGCCGTCCGTGCATTCAGTTGAGTTCATCGGTGACTACACACGCGGCAGCAGATGCGTACTGGCTCGTGTTTCATTCAATTCAGGCAAGTGTTCTGAATCGACCAGGAGGAGGCCACAGAAAGCATGCGTGTGCTGTGTCCTGCACCTTTCTCGTAGAGTCGTAGTTTCTATATACGTACTGGCAGTGTTCAGACTGTGTG
It encodes:
- the LOC136492431 gene encoding NAC domain-containing protein 96-like, whose protein sequence is MGTMTLPPGFRFHPTDDELVGYYLKRKVDDLKIELEVIPVIDLYKSEPWELPEKSFLPKRDLEWFFFCPRDRKYPNGSRTNRATTTGYWKATGKDRRIACDGGVYGLRKTLVFYRGRAPGGERTDWVMHEYRLCQDIAHGACNFIGAYALCRVIKRHEAGLLQGEPAAGRAKATASSARGQMSKVSSSSSLVSSEQLSASFTPTNSSPPPTLDVGIMCTMADSGNAFQSPVGVGYGVTATATTGTGGLPSSPLPPPLLLASPHDTFFIGDDFSAAASDESRSHAHLFGGDIIGMGSGVSEHELKWDSFAYPNTFSSGADTWNTAAASPTMLCRQASDGIEDLAAIFSSDDNRIVF